A window of the Cololabis saira isolate AMF1-May2022 chromosome 19, fColSai1.1, whole genome shotgun sequence genome harbors these coding sequences:
- the LOC133419254 gene encoding PI-PLC X domain-containing protein 1-like isoform X1 — protein MSNSNWMSQLPAELHTVPLFNLAIPGSHDSMSYDLDLNSSIIEPDRLKRFSKIYCVRKTVRKWATTQEVAMAKQLESGVRYFDLRIARKPNDTNPTRLYFYHGLYTRTDVETVFKDIQKWGADHPKEILILALSGFKGFDKKNEWNLHNHLIHFIKNLFQAKIIQRTEKPTLKSCWDRGKNIIVSYDHPAYLQPALWGKINYYYGDSMDTTKIQSKLCHVLEQKRPSNCFFVCGLNLTLPNDARILKYILRLCDNLPNVIRRSLPRLLRWLNQQSAKTPVNIVASDLVTRDNFVSTVVKLNLKSAKA, from the exons ATGAGCAACTCCAACTGGATGTCCCAACTGCCGGCTGAACTTCATACAGTGCCTCTCTTTAATCTGGCCATACCAG GGAGCCATGACTCGATGAGCTACGACCTGGACCTCAACTCCTCCATAATAGAGCCTGACAGACTGAAAAGATTCAGCAAGATTTACTGTGTGCGTAAAACTGTGCGAAAATGGGCAACCACGCAG GAAGTGGCCATGGCAAAGCAGCTGGAGTCAGGGGTTCGCTACTTTGACCTGAGGATCGCTCGCAAGCCAAACGACACCAATCCCACCAGGCTTTACTTTTACCACGGGCTGTACACGCGGACTGATGTGGAG ACTGTTTTCAAGGACATACAAAAATGGGGAGCGGATCACCCGAAGGAGATCCTGATCCTGGCTCTGTCAGGCTTCAAAGGGTTTGACAAAAAGAACGAGTGGAATCTTCACAACCACCTTATCCACTTCATCAAGAACTTGTTTCAAGCCAAAATCATTCAAAGAACG GAGAAACCCACCCTGAAGAGTTGCTGGGACCGAGGCAAAAACATCATAGTGTCATATGATCACCCAGCATATCTACAGCCAGCATTATGGGGGAAAATCAATTATTACTATGGCGACAGCATGGACACTACAAAAATTCAATCAAAACTCTGTCATGTTTTGGAACAAAAAAGACCTTCAAATT GTTTCTTTGTATGTGGTTTGAATCTGACTCTGCCAAACGATGCAAGGATACTCAAGTACATCCTTCGTCTATGTGACAACCTCCCCAATGTCATACGGAGGAGTCTGCCAAGGCTGCTGCGTTGGTTGAACCAACAATCTGCCAAAACTCCTGTGAATATTGTCGCCTCTGACTTGGTGACACGAGACAACTTTGTCTCAACAGTTGTGAAGCTCAATTTAAAGAGTGCGAAAGCGTGA
- the LOC133419254 gene encoding PI-PLC X domain-containing protein 1-like isoform X2 yields MSYDLDLNSSIIEPDRLKRFSKIYCVRKTVRKWATTQEVAMAKQLESGVRYFDLRIARKPNDTNPTRLYFYHGLYTRTDVETVFKDIQKWGADHPKEILILALSGFKGFDKKNEWNLHNHLIHFIKNLFQAKIIQRTEKPTLKSCWDRGKNIIVSYDHPAYLQPALWGKINYYYGDSMDTTKIQSKLCHVLEQKRPSNCFFVCGLNLTLPNDARILKYILRLCDNLPNVIRRSLPRLLRWLNQQSAKTPVNIVASDLVTRDNFVSTVVKLNLKSAKA; encoded by the exons ATGAGCTACGACCTGGACCTCAACTCCTCCATAATAGAGCCTGACAGACTGAAAAGATTCAGCAAGATTTACTGTGTGCGTAAAACTGTGCGAAAATGGGCAACCACGCAG GAAGTGGCCATGGCAAAGCAGCTGGAGTCAGGGGTTCGCTACTTTGACCTGAGGATCGCTCGCAAGCCAAACGACACCAATCCCACCAGGCTTTACTTTTACCACGGGCTGTACACGCGGACTGATGTGGAG ACTGTTTTCAAGGACATACAAAAATGGGGAGCGGATCACCCGAAGGAGATCCTGATCCTGGCTCTGTCAGGCTTCAAAGGGTTTGACAAAAAGAACGAGTGGAATCTTCACAACCACCTTATCCACTTCATCAAGAACTTGTTTCAAGCCAAAATCATTCAAAGAACG GAGAAACCCACCCTGAAGAGTTGCTGGGACCGAGGCAAAAACATCATAGTGTCATATGATCACCCAGCATATCTACAGCCAGCATTATGGGGGAAAATCAATTATTACTATGGCGACAGCATGGACACTACAAAAATTCAATCAAAACTCTGTCATGTTTTGGAACAAAAAAGACCTTCAAATT GTTTCTTTGTATGTGGTTTGAATCTGACTCTGCCAAACGATGCAAGGATACTCAAGTACATCCTTCGTCTATGTGACAACCTCCCCAATGTCATACGGAGGAGTCTGCCAAGGCTGCTGCGTTGGTTGAACCAACAATCTGCCAAAACTCCTGTGAATATTGTCGCCTCTGACTTGGTGACACGAGACAACTTTGTCTCAACAGTTGTGAAGCTCAATTTAAAGAGTGCGAAAGCGTGA